The DNA region CACGCAGAGCGCCATCGCCACGCCGCAGACCGTCCACACGGTGCCGGCGGGCAGTCCGCTCGTACGCATCGCGACGAGACCGGCGAAGCCGATGACGAAGAACTCACCGATCAGCGTGCTCGCGCAGAGAGTGCGCACTACCGCTCCCTTCCGAGCAGCAGCCGGGCCTCCCCGGCGGTGAAGACGGAGCCGGTGACCAGGACGCCCGCGCCCGCGTACTCGCCCTCCTCCTCGGCGAGCGTGATCGCCTCCTCCAGCGCGCTGTCGAGTCGCGGCTCCACCTGGACGCGGTCCTCGCCGAAGACCTCGACGGCGACGGCGGCGAGGTCGTCGACGTCCATGGCGCGGGTCGTGGAGTTACGCGTGAGCACCACTTCCGCGAAGATCGGCTCGAAGGCTTCGAGCAGGCCCCGTACGTCCTTGTCCCTGCTGGGTCCCACGACACCCACGAGCCGGCTGAAGCCGAACGCCTCGCCCACGGCCTCGGCCGTGGCACGGGCGCCCGCCGGGTTGTGCGCCGCGTCGAGCAGCACCGTGGGGCTGGTACGCATGAGTTCGAGCCGGCCAGGGGACGACACGGACGCGAAGGCCTGGCGTACCACGTCGGCGTCGAGAGTGCGGCCCTTGTCCGTCTCACGGGTGCCGATGCCGAAGAACGCCTCGACGGCGGCGAGCGCGCAGGCCGCGTTGTGCGCCATGTGCGCCCCGTGCATCGGGAGGAAGATCTCCGGGTATTCGCCGTCCAGGCCGCGCAGCGTGAGCAACTGCCCGCCGACGGCGACCTCCCGTGAGACCACGCCGAACTCCAGACCCTCGCGGGCGACGGTGGCGTCCAGCTCGGCGGCCCGCTTCAGCACGACGGACGCGGCCTCGACGGGCTGCTGGGCGAGGACGACGGTGGCGTCCTTCTTCACGATCCCGGACTTCTCCCCGGCGATCTTCTCCGGGGTGTCACCGAGGCGGGCGACGTGGTCCAGCGAGATGGGCGTGACGACGGAGACTCCGGCGTCGATGACGTTGGTGGCGTCCCAGCTTCCGCCCATGCCGACCTCGATCACGGCGACGTCGACGGGGGCGTCGGCGAAGGCCGCGTAGGCCATGCCCGTGAGCATCTCGAAGAACGACAGGCGGTGCGGCTGCTGTGCGTCGACCATCTCCGCGAACGGCCTGACGTCCTCGTACGCCTCGATGAAGCGCTCCGCGCTGACGGGTGCGCCGTCGATGCTGATGCGTTCGGTGAACGACTGGACGTGCGGCGAGGTGTAGCGGCCGGTGCGCAGCTCGAAGGCGCTCAGCAGGGCCTCGATCATGCGGGCGGTGCTGGTCTTGCCGTTGG from Streptomyces marispadix includes:
- the folC gene encoding bifunctional tetrahydrofolate synthase/dihydrofolate synthase, which gives rise to MSDQPQPPDHGPGDDDGGTAPTPSEFEEIVGAETDRDPDLAVIEAGSRTLRAQAGPPQADVVPARPEDPETDRALREVEAELMGRWPETRLDPSLDRIRALMDVMGEPQRAYPSIHITGTNGKTSTARMIEALLSAFELRTGRYTSPHVQSFTERISIDGAPVSAERFIEAYEDVRPFAEMVDAQQPHRLSFFEMLTGMAYAAFADAPVDVAVIEVGMGGSWDATNVIDAGVSVVTPISLDHVARLGDTPEKIAGEKSGIVKKDATVVLAQQPVEAASVVLKRAAELDATVAREGLEFGVVSREVAVGGQLLTLRGLDGEYPEIFLPMHGAHMAHNAACALAAVEAFFGIGTRETDKGRTLDADVVRQAFASVSSPGRLELMRTSPTVLLDAAHNPAGARATAEAVGEAFGFSRLVGVVGPSRDKDVRGLLEAFEPIFAEVVLTRNSTTRAMDVDDLAAVAVEVFGEDRVQVEPRLDSALEEAITLAEEEGEYAGAGVLVTGSVFTAGEARLLLGRER